The DNA window CTCCCAGAATACACCTGACAGAAGTTATAATAACCTAATGAAATGGCCACCTCCCCTAAACGGCTTCAGTGAGCCATGCTGAATATATCAGTAAAAACATGAAGAGGTGTCCAATGGAACAAGTTATCGGAATTGACCTAGCAAAGCGAGTGTTTCAAGTACATATTGCATCCCCGCTTGGCAAACTGATTAAAAATACGGGGGTTTCACGCGATAAACTGACGGCTTTCATTGCACAACAGCCTCCTTCAAAAATTGTGATGGAGTCGTGTGGCAGCAGACAGTCGTCCGGGGATGCGTTATGTCCCGGAAAAAACACAGGCACAGCAGGATATTCAGTGTTTGCCTCGGGTTCGCCAGCGGCTAATGAAAAACAGAACGGCGCTGATTAATCAAATCCGGGGATTAGGCTTGGAATATGGCATTGCTATCCCAGAAAGCGCTCACAAAGTTGAGCAATGTTTGCCTGATCATCTGGAAAACGCGGAAAATGACCTGACTCCAATGAGCCGTGAACTGTTTCAGGAACTGCTGTTTGAACTCAAAGAACAACAGCAGCGTCTGATGGAGCTGAATAAACGCCTCGATCACCTGAATGCGCAACAGGAAGATACGGGCGGTTACTGACACTGCCGGGTATCGGTCCGCTGGGAGCCTCGGCTCTAATGGTCGCCTTGGGCGATAACAAAGACTTCAAAAATGGCCGCCATTTTGCTATCTATCTGGGGCTGTTACCAAGGGAACATAGCAGCGGAGGCAAAGTCAGGTTATTGGGGATCACGAAACGCGGAGATAGCTATTTGCGTGGAATACTCATCCACGGTGCCCGCTCAGTGGCTTATCGGGTGCAAAAACTCCCCGACGAACGATGTAATTGGATTGCAACGTTGGTTAAAAGGTGTGATAACCCGTAGCGGACTCAATAAGGCACCAGTAGCGCTGGCAAATAAAAATGCCCGAATCGCGTGGGCACGGGTCAACCAACAATCGAGTTATGAAGCGCGATGAGTCACCCTTTATGTAGCAAAAGTCCATAAGTTGATGTAATTGACAGGTAGCACCGACTCTCTGTGAACCTGGTAACCCGATCAGTCTATCGAGACTGTTGAATTAATGAGGACAGAGAGTGCGGATTTTCATCAGGGCTCACTGAAGCCGAATATATGTTTGCGACTACGTTGTCAGAAAAATTTACTCACCCACTTGAATTAAGTCGGTGTCCATATATCGGGTTATAATACTAAGAACCTATTCAGAATATTTTAAACCTGAATAGTTTTTCATGTAAGCTGCTGGGATGAGAAAAGTTTATACCAGTGACATTAGTCGAGAAGTGTTCATGGAAATTGAACCCCTGTTGCTCAGCAATAGGAAATGTACACGCCCCAGAAAAGTCGCTGTCTACGAGGTATTTTGTGCCTTGCTATATTTGCTCAAGAGCGGTTGTCAGTGGGATATGCTGCCCAGCGATTTTCCCCCAAAAAGCACGGTTTATTACTACTTCAAACTCTGGAAAGAAAAACCGTCAGAAACAGATCTCAGTTTGCTTGAGCAGGCTTTAAAAAAATGTCGTTGGCGAGGTCCGTATCAACCATGGTCGAAACGCCAACACCACTTTCTTGATAGTTGACTCGCAAAGTGTTAAGAACACAGACACAGCGCATAAAAAAGGATATGTCGCGGGTAAAAAGATTTCCGGCCTCAAGCGGCATATAGCCGAGGATAACCAAGGGCTTCCCCATGCTATCAAAGTATGTGACGGACAGAAAAGGTATGTTAGCGGCTTTTACTATGCACAAGAATCCCTTACTGGTGTGAAAAATATCCTCGCTGATGGCGGTTACACGGGAGTCCCCTTCGCTGACAGTGTGAGTGAGATACTGGGAGCTACCGTCGAAATAGCCAAACGTGATGAGCTTCATACCTTCAAGGTTATCCCAAACCGGTAGGTAGTCGAGCGTTCATTTGCCTGGCTGGATAAATGCCGCCGCTTATGGAAAAACTGTGAATGCTATTTAACCCGAATTCCGTTTAAGCCGTCACTGGGAAATCGTCTTCTGAGTAGAAAATTTTCAGTGACGGTTTCTTTTCTTTAACGCAGTAAGCAATCAATCCACATAAAACGGTTAACAAAAAACCTTTTATACTTCGGTGGCGAGAATGCTCTATTTGAGAAATGTGTTTCAATTGGCCATTAATGGTTTCGATGATAAAACGCTTTAATAACATTATTCTATCCCACTCTTCCAGCACCTGTGCTTTCATATTACGGCGCTTTTTCGTGATAAAAGTCACCCCATTTTGGGCTAAATCCTCTGCTAATTCCTTGTTGAGATAACCTTTGTCACCGTAAAGACAACCTATTAGCCCTTTTGCTAATTCACGAACAGGTTCCCGATCATCCACATTACCGGGCGTCACTTTAAGCGCCAAAATTTCGCCCTGATGGTTCACAATCAAGTATAATTTGAAACCGTAAAACCATATATGGACGTCCCCCGGTTGTGCAAGCATTGAGTCGATACGGTTTGCTACCATATATCCGGCGTCATAAAGGGCTTATTTGCCCGCGCCATGATGTCATCCGCACCCTGTTTCCTTCTCAGCCGTCATCGGTATGTGACTACCTAGGTTTTACTCAGGTTATTGCAGGGCCGATAGCCGTTTTTTCATCAGTGTTTGCAAACTCGGTTAAAGCGTCTGTTTCAATTCACTTAATTCAATTAATGGATAGCAAAAGCTTTTTTCATATCATAATCAACCTCATCTGTCAGAATACGCCAGATAATTCGGGTCAGCTTGTTAGCTAAAGCAACGATGGCTTTCATGGGACCACATCGGGTAATCCGTGTTCTTAGCCACTCGCCTAAAGGATCATCCCGTTTTTGCACGCCCTGCATCATCGCTCGGGCACCATGAATAATTAACGTTCGGAGATGACGGTTGCCATGTTTGCTCAGAGAAGAAAGACGGCTTTTCCCGCCCGAACTGTGTTGCCGGGGAACCAAACCACACCAGGCTGACAACTGCCGGCCATTAGTAAATTGGGATGCGTTGACGTCACTCACGAAAGCCGCCGCAATCAGGGGACCAACACCGGGAATAGTCAGCAAGTGCCCATACCCTGCTTGCTGACGGGAAAGTGCCGTAATTTCGTTATCCATTTCATGAATGCTGACGTTCAAATTCTGCAGATCTTCCCACAGCGTATGCAATAAACGACGCAGCACACAAGACAGAGCATTATCACCTTCTTCCAGAATATCAGGGAGGTGTTGTTGGAGTTTCTGAATCCCCACAGGCACAATTATTCCCTGCTCAGCGAGAAAGGCCCTGATTTGATTAGCAAGAGCAGTACGCTGTTCCACCATGAGCTGACGGGCACGGCGCAGTGCTTTGATATCTTGCTGTTCTACGGTTTTGATGGGAACAAAATGGAGACCGGGCCGACAGGCCGTTTCACAGATAGCCAAGATCGTACTCATGAGATGTTCTCCCGAAATTCAGTGCATCGGATAAAAGATGGCACTATTTTCCACTGAAAAAGGGGGCGTCCATCACATCAACCCATTGAGGTTTTTCCTCGTTTTGCGATTCCCTCAAACACCTTATGACGGGGAATACGGATGTTATGGCACACTTTCAAACTTGTGGAATCAATAAAAGCGATGCCTGTGGGGTCTCCTTTTAATTGAGTCAGATAACTGCATAGCGGTACCAAGACGGCAGGGGCGGCACTGATGAAACGGGTATAACTGAGCAAAGTGGGGAAATCCTGATGGTGATATTTCCAAATATGCTCCAGATAAAAATGCTTAAAATTACGGTAATGCGACAGGTGGAAGAGGATCAGAATGGTCATGATTTCACTGGGATACATATGACCTTGTCGGCGACGCAGACGGGAGCCATTATCAAGACAAAATTGCGTCCATTGTGGTATAAAAAAACGGCAAAAATCATCGACATCACAGAAGATTTCAACTAAGTTATTCATGGCCTGTTCCCCCTCGGAGCGGTTTTTGGTGGGCACCAAAACATTGCTCCGGGAACAGGCCTCTCGTCAACTTCTTATCCAGAATTCGGGTTAAATAGCTATCCCCGCGTTTTGTAATACCCAGTAACCTGACTTTGCCTGCTGCTATGTTCTCTTGGGACCAGCCCCAGATAGCTGGCAAAATGGCGGCCATTTTTGAAGTCATTGCTGTCGCCCAAGGCGACCATCAGAGCCGAGTCTCCCAGCGGACCGATACCCGGCAGTGTCAGTAACCGCCCGATATCTTCCTGTTGCGCATTCAGGTGGTCGAGACGCTTATCCAGTTCCTTCAGACGCGGCTGCTGTTCTTTGAGTTCAAACAGCAGTTCCTGAAACAGTTCGCGGCTCATTGGGGTCAGGTCATTTTCCACGTTTTCCAGATGGTCAGGCAAACATTGCTCCACCTTATGAGCGCTTTCCGGGATGGCAAGGCCATATTCCAAGCCCAATCCCCGGCACTGATTAATCAGCGCCGTTCTGTTTTTCATTAACTGCTGGCGAACCCGAGGCAAACACTGAATATCCTGTGGTGCCTGTGTTTTTTCCGGGACATAACGCATCCCCGGACGACTGTCTACTTCCACAATAGCCATAGCATCATTGTTATCATTTTTGCTGCCCATTCTGAATGGGGCGACATATTGGGGACTGATTTGTTTCACTTCGTGACCAAAGCGTTTAAATTGGCGACTCCAGTAGCTTGCACTGCCATACTCCTCCATCACAATTTTTGAAGGAGGCTGTTACGCAATAAAAGCGATCCGTTTATTGCGTGAAACCCCCGTATTTTTAATCACTTTGCCAAGCGGGGACGTAATATGTACTTGAAACACTCGCTTTGCCAGATCAATTCCGATAACTTGTTCCATTGGACACCTCTTCATATTTTTGCTGATGTCTTCAGCATGGCTCACTGAAGCCATTTTGAGGAGGTGTCCATTTCATTAATTCGGGTTATTTATAAAAATTTACTCAAACCATGCCATACATCGTCCTATTCGAACCAGAAATTCCGCCTAATACGGGTAATATTATCCGCCTGTGTGCCAACACAGGCTGTCAGCTCCATTTAATCCAGCCTTTAGGTTTCACATGGGATGACAAACGATTGCGTCGTGCGGGGCTGGATTATCACGAGTTCGCTAACATCAAACAGCACCACAATTACCAAGCATTTCTGGAAAGTGAAGGATTCAGTCCAATCAATTCACGATCTCCTTCCGGAGCACGTCTATTTGCTTTAACCACAAAAGGCACTCCAGCACACAGTAATGTGAGTTATCGTGATGGTGATTATTTAATGTTTGGTCCAGAAACCCGTGGATTGCCAGCTTACGTGCTAGATAACATGCCTCCTGAGCAGAAGATAAGGATCCCCATGCTGCCGGATAGCCGCAGCATGAATCTTTCTAATTCTGTGTCGGTAGTCGTGTTTGAAGCGTGGCGACAACTGGGTTATCCAGGTGCGCTGTTACGGGATTAAAATATAGCACTCAGCGCCATTAGACGCTGAGTGCTGTTAATTCTGTATTACCAAAAGAGAAGAGTTTTTAAATCCCATCTCCATTCTCAAACCCATTATTCATTCCGTTGAAATGCTGGTTCATATCCAGTGATGGCTTCTCGCTTTCCGGTTTACCAACAATTCGCGCTGGTACACCTGCCACGGTGGTATGCGGTGGCACTGGTCTTAATACAACTGAGCCCGCACCAATCTTCGCACCGCGCCCAATTTCTATGTTGCCGAGAATTTTTGAACCGGCACCAATCATCACCCCTTCACGCACTTTAGGATGACGATCCCCACACGCTTTGCCTGTACCACCGAGAGTCACGGATTGCAGGATAGAAACATCATTCTCAACTACTGCGGTTTCACCAATGACAATTCCTGTTGCGTGGTCAAGCATAATGCCACAGCCAATTTTCGCGGCGGGGTGGATATCCACGCCAAAAGAAACGGAGATCTGGTTTTGCATGTAAATCGCCAGAGCTTTGCGATCTTGCTTCCACAGCCAATGTGCGATGCGATATGCTTGCAGCGCATGAAAACCTTTCAGATAAAGCAGAGGGGTGGAGTATTTGTCGACAGCAGGATCGCGTAATCGGACTGCTTTGATATCACGAGCTGCCGATTCGATCATCTTTGGTTCACTGCTGTAAGCATCTTCAACAACTTCTCTGACCGCAATCGCCGGCATAATCGGTGTCGCCAGTTTATTTGCCAGCATATAGCTCAAGG is part of the Xenorhabdus cabanillasii genome and encodes:
- a CDS encoding IS982 family transposase, with product MVANRIDSMLAQPGDVHIWFYGFKLYLIVNHQGEILALKVTPGNVDDREPVRELAKGLIGCLYGDKGYLNKELAEDLAQNGVTFITKKRRNMKAQVLEEWDRIMLLKRFIIETINGQLKHISQIEHSRHRSIKGFLLTVLCGLIAYCVKEKKPSLKIFYSEDDFPVTA
- a CDS encoding IS110 family transposase, giving the protein MSTILAICETACRPGLHFVPIKTVEQQDIKALRRARQLMVEQRTALANQIRAFLAEQGIIVPVGIQKLQQHLPDILEEGDNALSCVLRRLLHTLWEDLQNLNVSIHEMDNEITALSRQQAGYGHLLTIPGVGPLIAAAFVSDVNASQFTNGRQLSAWCGLVPRQHSSGGKSRLSSLSKHGNRHLRTLIIHGARAMMQGVQKRDDPLGEWLRTRITRCGPMKAIVALANKLTRIIWRILTDEVDYDMKKAFAIH
- the trmL gene encoding tRNA (uridine(34)/cytosine(34)/5-carboxymethylaminomethyluridine(34)-2'-O)-methyltransferase TrmL — translated: MPYIVLFEPEIPPNTGNIIRLCANTGCQLHLIQPLGFTWDDKRLRRAGLDYHEFANIKQHHNYQAFLESEGFSPINSRSPSGARLFALTTKGTPAHSNVSYRDGDYLMFGPETRGLPAYVLDNMPPEQKIRIPMLPDSRSMNLSNSVSVVVFEAWRQLGYPGALLRD
- the cysE gene encoding serine O-acetyltransferase gives rise to the protein MSREELSEVWKNIKNEARALADCEPMLASFFHATLLKHENLGSALSYMLANKLATPIMPAIAVREVVEDAYSSEPKMIESAARDIKAVRLRDPAVDKYSTPLLYLKGFHALQAYRIAHWLWKQDRKALAIYMQNQISVSFGVDIHPAAKIGCGIMLDHATGIVIGETAVVENDVSILQSVTLGGTGKACGDRHPKVREGVMIGAGSKILGNIEIGRGAKIGAGSVVLRPVPPHTTVAGVPARIVGKPESEKPSLDMNQHFNGMNNGFENGDGI